The following are encoded in a window of Pseudobdellovibrionaceae bacterium genomic DNA:
- a CDS encoding S8 family serine peptidase, producing the protein MRSIPQKRILAPVPDTRALLYRRLRQAALVLGTGGLLTWMMFGSGDLPIHNLPRGEKAQPPAPPEKKDARAAFGGGEPPRPVVIAIIDTGIDQEAFRDLLWTNPFETADGIDNDGNGLIDDVHGYNFIGDNHRIDDRHGHGTHVAGIVRRELRLREALGIEGRPIRLMILKYFDPGVPAGRTMRASLEAFRYAIDRGADIINYSGGGAVPSAEEEALLVEAARRNILLVAAAGNEGLDSDDAPFYPASYGTPNILSVGATDDRLGAVPSSNFGRHSVDVTAPGAQVLSDLPEGRTGRMTGTSQATAFVTAAAALIMSEHRTPPPVERVIDRVLGTGRIFAHLEGRTRSGAHLDALRAATQRDSQTTLTGESSRSSARIPAKYFSHHPDESLQALDERNRPN; encoded by the coding sequence ATGAGATCCATTCCGCAAAAACGCATCCTTGCTCCCGTCCCCGATACCCGCGCGCTTCTGTACCGAAGACTACGTCAGGCCGCGCTGGTTCTGGGAACCGGGGGACTCCTCACTTGGATGATGTTCGGATCCGGGGACCTCCCGATCCACAACCTACCTCGAGGAGAGAAAGCCCAACCGCCCGCGCCGCCGGAAAAGAAAGACGCGCGGGCGGCCTTTGGGGGAGGCGAACCTCCGCGCCCCGTCGTCATCGCCATCATCGATACCGGCATCGACCAAGAAGCCTTCCGCGATCTCCTTTGGACCAATCCTTTCGAAACCGCCGACGGCATCGACAACGACGGAAACGGACTGATCGACGACGTCCACGGTTACAATTTTATCGGCGACAACCACCGCATCGACGACCGCCACGGTCACGGCACCCACGTCGCGGGCATCGTCCGCCGCGAGCTGCGGTTACGGGAAGCCCTCGGCATCGAGGGACGCCCCATCCGCCTGATGATCCTGAAATACTTCGATCCCGGAGTCCCCGCCGGACGCACGATGCGCGCGAGCCTCGAAGCCTTCCGCTACGCCATCGATCGCGGCGCCGACATCATCAACTATTCGGGCGGCGGCGCGGTCCCCAGCGCGGAAGAAGAAGCCCTGCTCGTCGAAGCCGCTCGTCGCAACATCCTCCTGGTCGCGGCGGCCGGGAACGAAGGTCTCGACTCGGACGACGCGCCATTCTACCCCGCAAGCTACGGTACGCCCAATATTCTGTCCGTCGGCGCTACCGACGATCGCCTGGGCGCCGTTCCGTCCTCGAACTTCGGTCGTCACAGCGTTGATGTGACCGCACCGGGCGCGCAGGTTCTGTCGGATCTTCCCGAGGGACGTACCGGCCGCATGACCGGCACCTCGCAGGCCACCGCCTTCGTCACCGCGGCGGCCGCGCTCATCATGAGCGAGCACCGCACGCCCCCACCCGTCGAACGCGTCATCGATCGCGTGCTCGGTACGGGACGGATCTTCGCCCATCTCGAGGGACGCACCCGCAGCGGCGCTCACCTCGATGCCCTTCGCGCGGCGACCCAGCGCGATTCACAAACCACACTCACCGGCGAAAGCTCACGAAGTTCAGCGCGGATTCCCGCGAAGTACTTCTCGCACCATCCGGATGAAAGTTTACAGGCCCTCGACGAACGGAACAGACCGAACTAA
- a CDS encoding HNH endonuclease, with product MLNKPMTNQELHLKTKSVAKTYLQIEADLVTLLIEMDRRRAFRELGYASLFQYCVLELKLSEAVTSAFITVSRKAAVVPDLMEALETQTLTVSKAAKITSALDIQHVEETKQVIEFASQHSTAETERWLREKKGIDTLHTLKLDSATMGKLKKARNLIKRDLTLEETLGLVLDEYIQKHDPLEKAKRSLNRKSSPGKSSLQKDETPKLKSEPSSRSTRRPLPAAIKHIVIHRDQNRCTHQIRQGIRCENTKFLEIHHRRPVHAGGTNAPQNLEILCAAHHRLRH from the coding sequence ATGTTAAACAAACCCATGACGAATCAAGAGCTGCACCTCAAAACCAAGTCTGTCGCGAAAACTTATCTGCAGATCGAAGCGGATCTGGTCACGCTCCTCATTGAGATGGATCGACGGCGGGCCTTCCGTGAACTCGGGTACGCGAGTCTCTTTCAATACTGCGTCCTCGAACTCAAACTCTCTGAAGCGGTGACCTCGGCCTTCATCACGGTTTCACGCAAGGCCGCGGTCGTTCCCGATTTGATGGAGGCCCTCGAAACGCAAACGCTCACCGTATCGAAAGCCGCGAAGATCACCTCCGCACTGGATATCCAGCACGTCGAAGAAACCAAACAAGTCATCGAGTTCGCGTCCCAGCACTCCACCGCCGAAACCGAAAGATGGCTCCGCGAGAAAAAGGGGATCGACACCCTCCATACGCTGAAGCTCGACTCCGCGACGATGGGAAAACTCAAGAAAGCACGCAATCTCATCAAACGCGATCTCACGCTCGAAGAAACCCTCGGCCTCGTGCTTGATGAGTATATTCAAAAACACGACCCGCTGGAAAAAGCGAAACGCAGCTTGAATCGGAAAAGCTCGCCCGGGAAGTCTTCCTTGCAGAAGGACGAAACTCCAAAACTCAAATCGGAACCTTCGTCACGGTCCACGCGCCGGCCCCTTCCCGCCGCGATCAAACACATCGTGATCCACCGGGACCAAAACCGCTGCACGCACCAGATCCGCCAAGGGATCCGCTGCGAGAATACGAAATTTCTAGAGATTCATCATCGGAGACCGGTCCATGCCGGAGGTACGAACGCGCCACAAAATCTCGAGATTCTGTGCGCCGCCCATCACCGACTTAGACATTGA
- a CDS encoding GGDEF domain-containing protein, producing MKKWMQKLIAQFDMDWSEKSGGSAPQISEDRATILFFIDNYSKHLIEFDSQPVRKVRETLDGFSKELLAADDVELEKVLFRIRQFFASYRIEESAYVQKTFEDFRGIIWGFVDQLAEDFGDEKKEDRDLRLGLENLKEAVEANSIDSLKAQAREFINSYVEYQSRKDSRRSRRMENVKKNLDTVKKQLTDVSASVNVDHLTKAMNRKAFDEHMKQLRGLIEISKKPASMIAIDIDHFKKINDSYGHAVGDVVLVECVKMLQSQFNRDTDFVARIGGEEFVVVMSETSVHEAVKRAELCLAKIRKDALVINEHTLRFTVSMGIAQWLTDESPSDWLKRADKALYDSKSAGRDRFTIAGLAAVKTAV from the coding sequence TTGAAAAAGTGGATGCAAAAATTGATCGCCCAGTTCGACATGGACTGGTCCGAGAAATCCGGCGGCAGCGCGCCCCAAATCTCCGAGGACCGCGCCACGATCTTGTTCTTCATCGATAACTACTCCAAACACCTGATCGAATTCGATTCGCAGCCCGTGCGCAAGGTGCGCGAAACGCTCGACGGTTTTTCGAAAGAGCTGCTCGCCGCCGACGACGTCGAGCTGGAGAAGGTGCTGTTCCGCATCCGTCAGTTCTTCGCCTCTTACCGCATCGAGGAAAGCGCCTACGTCCAAAAGACCTTCGAGGATTTCCGCGGTATCATCTGGGGTTTCGTGGATCAGCTGGCCGAAGACTTCGGCGACGAGAAAAAAGAAGACCGCGATCTGCGTTTGGGCTTGGAAAACCTGAAAGAAGCGGTCGAGGCGAACTCCATCGACAGTTTGAAAGCGCAGGCCCGCGAGTTCATCAACAGCTACGTCGAATACCAGTCACGTAAAGACAGCCGCCGCTCGCGCCGGATGGAAAACGTGAAGAAGAACCTGGACACGGTGAAAAAGCAACTGACCGACGTTTCGGCCTCGGTGAACGTGGATCACCTGACCAAGGCCATGAACCGCAAGGCTTTTGATGAGCACATGAAGCAGCTGCGTGGTTTGATCGAGATCTCGAAGAAGCCCGCGTCCATGATCGCCATCGATATCGATCACTTCAAGAAGATCAACGACTCTTACGGTCATGCCGTGGGTGACGTGGTTCTGGTCGAATGCGTGAAGATGCTCCAATCGCAGTTCAACCGCGACACCGATTTCGTCGCCCGCATCGGCGGTGAGGAGTTCGTGGTCGTCATGAGCGAAACCTCGGTTCACGAAGCCGTCAAACGCGCCGAGCTGTGCCTGGCGAAGATCCGCAAAGACGCGCTCGTCATCAATGAGCACACCCTGCGTTTCACCGTCTCGATGGGCATTGCGCAGTGGTTGACGGACGAGTCTCCCAGCGATTGGCTCAAACGCGCCGATAAGGCCCTGTACGATTCGAAGTCCGCAGGACGCGACCGTTTCACCATCGCGGGTCTGGCCGCCGTGAAAACCGCGGTTTAA
- a CDS encoding cation:proton antiporter produces MTHLPDLISDLALILITAAIVTVIFQKLKQPLVLGYLLAGVLVGSSVSIFPDIQDPQSIQVWAEIGVIFLLFGLGLEFSYSKLAQYGKSAGMTATVEIVFMMGLGYLTGRGLGWSHWDSIFLGGILAMSSTSIIVRAFDELNLKSKAFAQFVFGVLVFEDLFAILLLVAFSAIGASSGELGLGWLSVIPFLLFFLILTFTIGVYMVPQVFKRLKKEMTDETLTILSIGLCLVLVVLATKSGFSPALGAFLMGSIIGGTKEAHRIELLLQPVKNLFSAVFFVSVGMLLEPRYLVEYWASILIIIAITIIGKGFSTALGAVVSGLTPRDSMRAGLSMAQIGEFGFIIATLGVTLKLTSPFLYPITVAVSVITTFTTPYLMIWSGPIATWLENRMSDRLRERISDYRQAVNTASGSDLKSLIFQAFGFAPLINMVLVIASIYGIRNWVVPWTEDLFPPVVRPYIYAFGTLLLVAPFLWGIMHSRARVRRDLEGTDMRAVFFGVLIARAFLSLVLVFFIFGTFITDSLVSLILITMVFLALFFGRRWLEPAYRRFEGRFLENLLAEGPHGEPGPAAKPLMHLTPWDAQLKKVQVSPDSKWAAHTLLEANLREAYGVMVALIDRGSRQIMTPGRDELLLPGDTLYMIGTEEQIERARGDLEFVLPESHAEENIGLAPLKLGSDSPFLKKSIRDSGLREATHGLIVGMERAGSRILNPDSTIALEEGDLLWIVGRRDLIQELA; encoded by the coding sequence ATGACCCATTTGCCTGATTTAATTTCGGATTTGGCGTTGATCCTGATCACCGCCGCCATCGTCACCGTCATTTTCCAAAAACTCAAACAGCCTCTCGTTCTGGGATACCTGCTCGCCGGGGTCCTGGTCGGCAGTTCCGTTTCGATATTCCCGGACATCCAAGACCCCCAGTCCATCCAAGTTTGGGCGGAAATCGGGGTGATCTTCCTGCTGTTCGGTCTGGGTCTCGAGTTCAGCTACTCGAAGCTCGCGCAGTACGGAAAAAGCGCCGGGATGACGGCGACCGTCGAGATCGTCTTCATGATGGGGCTCGGATACCTCACGGGACGCGGACTCGGCTGGAGCCACTGGGACTCGATCTTCCTGGGCGGAATCCTCGCGATGTCTTCGACGTCGATCATCGTGCGGGCCTTTGACGAACTGAACCTGAAGTCCAAAGCCTTCGCGCAGTTCGTCTTCGGGGTCCTCGTCTTCGAGGATTTATTTGCCATCTTGCTGCTCGTCGCCTTCTCGGCGATCGGAGCTTCAAGTGGCGAACTCGGACTCGGCTGGCTTAGCGTCATTCCCTTCCTGCTCTTCTTCCTGATCCTGACTTTCACTATCGGCGTCTACATGGTCCCCCAGGTGTTCAAACGCCTGAAGAAAGAGATGACCGACGAGACCCTCACCATCCTCAGCATCGGTCTTTGCCTTGTTCTCGTGGTCCTCGCGACCAAATCCGGATTCTCTCCCGCCCTCGGCGCCTTCCTGATGGGCTCGATCATCGGCGGCACCAAAGAAGCCCACCGCATCGAACTCCTCCTGCAGCCGGTTAAAAATCTTTTCTCCGCGGTCTTCTTCGTCTCGGTGGGGATGCTGCTCGAGCCGCGCTACCTTGTCGAATACTGGGCTTCGATCCTGATCATCATCGCGATCACCATCATCGGAAAAGGCTTCTCGACGGCGCTCGGCGCGGTCGTTTCGGGCCTGACCCCCCGGGACTCGATGCGTGCGGGACTGTCCATGGCGCAGATCGGGGAATTCGGTTTCATCATCGCCACGCTGGGCGTGACGCTGAAACTCACGAGCCCCTTCCTGTATCCCATCACGGTCGCCGTTTCGGTCATCACCACCTTCACGACGCCCTACCTGATGATCTGGTCGGGACCGATCGCCACCTGGCTCGAGAACCGGATGAGCGATCGTCTGCGCGAGCGCATCTCGGATTACCGTCAGGCCGTCAATACGGCCTCGGGTTCGGATCTGAAATCGCTGATCTTCCAGGCTTTCGGTTTCGCGCCGCTCATCAACATGGTGCTCGTCATCGCGTCGATCTACGGAATCCGCAACTGGGTCGTGCCGTGGACGGAAGACCTTTTCCCGCCCGTCGTGCGTCCCTACATCTACGCGTTCGGAACCTTGCTCCTCGTCGCGCCCTTCCTGTGGGGCATCATGCACTCGCGCGCCCGCGTGCGCCGCGACCTGGAAGGCACGGATATGCGTGCCGTCTTCTTCGGCGTCCTAATCGCCCGCGCGTTTTTGAGCCTCGTCTTGGTCTTCTTCATCTTCGGGACCTTCATCACCGACTCGCTCGTGTCGCTGATCTTGATCACGATGGTTTTCTTGGCGCTCTTCTTCGGTCGTCGTTGGCTCGAGCCCGCGTACCGTCGCTTCGAAGGCCGCTTCCTCGAGAATCTGTTGGCCGAGGGGCCGCACGGAGAGCCCGGACCCGCCGCGAAACCGCTTATGCACCTGACCCCTTGGGACGCGCAGCTCAAAAAAGTACAGGTCAGTCCGGATTCCAAATGGGCCGCGCATACGCTGCTCGAGGCGAATCTGCGCGAAGCTTATGGCGTCATGGTCGCATTGATCGATCGGGGCTCGCGTCAGATCATGACTCCCGGTCGCGACGAATTGCTTCTTCCCGGCGACACGCTTTACATGATCGGGACCGAAGAGCAGATCGAACGCGCGCGCGGCGATCTGGAGTTCGTTTTGCCCGAATCCCACGCCGAAGAGAACATCGGGTTGGCTCCGCTGAAGCTGGGGTCGGACTCGCCGTTCTTGAAGAAATCCATTCGCGACTCGGGCTTGCGTGAGGCGACTCACGGCTTGATCGTGGGCATGGAGCGCGCGGGTTCGCGGATTCTGAACCCCGACTCGACCATCGCCCTGGAAGAGGGTGATCTGCTCTGGATCGTGGGCCGGCGGGATCTGATTCAGGAGCTCGCCTGA
- a CDS encoding ferrous iron transport protein A → MSNPQILSQLKPQDGWAEVLGFTADGALKDLLMSFGVIPGVRLKCVGHVPGSSSLILDFESWQGALREDEAAIVKIAKVQTTKENA, encoded by the coding sequence ATGTCGAACCCCCAAATTTTGAGCCAATTGAAGCCGCAAGACGGTTGGGCGGAGGTCCTCGGTTTTACCGCGGACGGCGCCCTCAAAGACCTGCTGATGTCCTTCGGCGTCATCCCGGGCGTTCGCCTGAAATGCGTGGGCCACGTGCCCGGCTCCTCCAGTTTGATTCTGGATTTCGAATCCTGGCAGGGGGCGCTTCGTGAAGACGAGGCCGCGATCGTGAAAATCGCGAAAGTCCAAACCACGAAGGAGAACGCGTGA
- a CDS encoding ferrous iron transporter B produces the protein MKVLLVGAPNCGKTTLFNWLTGLSAKAVNYPGSTVEISRGPLAAHWNKSKEDVGPIQIVDSPGVFGLAAREVTADEEVTRRALRAEKAGALRGDATGDAPNLVVGVVDATQLERQLIVPEQLVAMGVRPLLVFTMTDLLGEDERRHLKARFPEALWIEGRLGGGVDTLAAKIIELRKTPALSGLRDLQWTEADYVAAQKRIREKLSRARVEIPKARKITQAIDALFLNPYLALPLLFLVMSALFTAVFVLAAPAMDFVDGGFASLAEWTLAQTGENLFGLFLSEGLITGFGAFLVFVPQIAILFVVISFLEASGYLARTVILMDRPLSKFGLSGRSLVPVLVGFACAVPAIMATRTISSKRDRWITNFVIPLMTCSARLPVFALLIGFLFVDAPAWKKGMAMAGMYLLSLVVGGIAALILDKMLPRGPVNPLALELPLYRWPQWRLIARQTWYRTRAFIENAAPVIFVLTVLIWAASRFPRHEGVSAEQQLELSYLGQIGQFLDPIFHPMGVDWRVGIALLSAFAAREVFVATLALVVSGSTETEEGSLIQTLAKVPDAGGEPILNFASACALLIFFVIALQCLSTVAVAFRESGSWKFALGQLVALNGVAYILAVAVYQVLS, from the coding sequence GTGAAGGTCCTTCTCGTCGGCGCACCCAACTGCGGAAAAACCACGCTCTTCAACTGGCTGACGGGCCTGTCCGCCAAAGCCGTGAACTATCCCGGCTCCACCGTCGAGATCAGTCGCGGTCCGCTCGCCGCTCACTGGAACAAAAGCAAAGAGGACGTCGGTCCCATCCAGATCGTCGACAGTCCCGGGGTCTTCGGTTTGGCCGCGCGTGAAGTGACCGCCGATGAAGAGGTCACGCGTCGCGCTTTGCGCGCGGAAAAGGCTGGCGCTTTGCGCGGGGACGCGACGGGCGACGCTCCGAATCTCGTCGTCGGCGTCGTCGACGCGACTCAGCTGGAGCGCCAACTCATCGTGCCCGAGCAGCTCGTCGCCATGGGCGTGCGGCCGCTTCTGGTCTTCACGATGACGGATCTGCTCGGCGAGGACGAACGTCGCCACTTGAAAGCCCGCTTCCCCGAAGCCTTGTGGATCGAAGGTCGCCTGGGCGGCGGCGTCGACACCTTGGCCGCGAAAATCATCGAGCTTCGTAAAACGCCGGCCCTCTCGGGACTACGCGATCTGCAGTGGACGGAAGCCGACTACGTGGCCGCGCAAAAACGCATCCGCGAAAAGCTCAGCCGCGCGCGCGTCGAAATTCCCAAAGCACGCAAGATCACCCAAGCGATCGATGCGCTTTTCCTGAATCCCTACCTCGCGCTGCCGCTGCTTTTCCTGGTGATGTCCGCGCTGTTCACGGCGGTTTTCGTATTGGCCGCGCCGGCGATGGATTTCGTCGACGGCGGCTTCGCTTCGCTCGCCGAGTGGACGCTCGCGCAGACGGGGGAAAATCTGTTCGGGCTTTTCTTGAGTGAAGGTCTGATCACGGGCTTCGGCGCGTTTCTGGTTTTCGTTCCGCAGATCGCGATTTTGTTCGTCGTGATTTCGTTTCTCGAAGCCAGCGGCTATCTGGCCCGCACGGTGATCCTGATGGATCGTCCGCTTTCGAAGTTCGGCCTCAGCGGCCGTTCCCTCGTCCCGGTGCTGGTCGGCTTCGCGTGCGCGGTCCCCGCGATCATGGCGACCCGCACGATCAGCTCAAAGCGCGATCGTTGGATCACGAACTTTGTGATTCCGCTCATGACCTGTTCGGCGCGTCTGCCGGTCTTCGCGCTGCTCATCGGCTTTTTGTTCGTCGATGCGCCCGCTTGGAAAAAGGGGATGGCGATGGCGGGGATGTACCTGCTTTCGCTCGTGGTGGGCGGAATCGCGGCCTTGATCCTGGACAAGATGCTTCCCCGCGGCCCGGTGAACCCGCTCGCGTTGGAACTTCCGCTCTACCGTTGGCCGCAGTGGCGTTTGATCGCGCGCCAAACTTGGTACCGTACGCGCGCGTTCATCGAAAACGCCGCGCCCGTGATCTTCGTTTTGACCGTCTTGATCTGGGCGGCGTCGCGTTTCCCGCGGCACGAGGGCGTCAGCGCCGAGCAGCAGCTCGAACTCAGCTACCTGGGGCAGATCGGGCAGTTCTTGGATCCGATCTTCCATCCGATGGGCGTCGACTGGCGGGTGGGCATCGCGCTCTTGTCGGCGTTCGCGGCGCGCGAGGTCTTCGTCGCGACGCTCGCGCTCGTGGTCAGCGGCAGCACCGAAACCGAAGAGGGCTCTTTGATCCAGACGCTCGCGAAAGTTCCCGACGCGGGCGGCGAGCCCATCTTGAACTTCGCTTCGGCCTGCGCGCTTTTGATTTTCTTCGTGATCGCGCTGCAATGCCTCAGCACCGTCGCGGTCGCCTTTCGTGAAAGCGGCTCGTGGAAGTTTGCCTTGGGGCAGCTCGTGGCCCTGAACGGCGTGGCCTATATTCTGGCCGTCGCCGTTTACCAGGTTCTGTCTTAA
- a CDS encoding alkene reductase: MKTLFDSYDLAGLKLKNRVVMAPMTRSRAEGNVPNEMMVEYYRERASVGLIVTEGTSPSPNGVGYSRIPGLYSDAQVAGWRKVTDAVHAEGGHIFVQLMHTGRVFHELNLPPGAKGVAPSAKKLAGQVWTDQKQMQDYGTPQEMSLADIEAAREEFVTAAKNAIRAGFDGVELHGANGYLLEQFLSPVTNERTDDYGGTPEKRMRFVLEVAADVARAIGANKTAIRLSPYGTNAGTSAFEGVDAFFGELAKRLSELKLAYVHVVDHSAMGAPAVSPEVKKLIRDNFQGTYILSGGYDRERAEKELNEGFGDLVAFGRPLISNPDLVAKLKSGAALKAPDMTKAYTPGPEGYLNV; this comes from the coding sequence ATGAAAACACTTTTTGATTCGTACGACCTCGCGGGGTTGAAGCTGAAAAACCGCGTCGTCATGGCGCCCATGACCCGCTCACGCGCCGAAGGCAACGTGCCCAATGAGATGATGGTCGAATACTACCGCGAGCGCGCGTCCGTCGGACTCATCGTCACCGAGGGCACCTCCCCTTCGCCGAATGGCGTGGGTTACTCGCGCATCCCGGGTCTTTATAGCGACGCGCAGGTCGCGGGTTGGCGAAAGGTCACCGATGCGGTTCACGCCGAAGGCGGTCACATCTTCGTGCAGCTCATGCACACCGGACGCGTCTTTCACGAGCTGAATCTGCCCCCCGGCGCGAAGGGCGTCGCGCCCTCGGCCAAAAAACTCGCGGGTCAGGTATGGACGGATCAAAAACAAATGCAAGACTACGGCACGCCCCAAGAGATGAGCTTGGCGGATATTGAAGCCGCACGCGAGGAATTCGTCACCGCCGCGAAGAACGCGATCCGCGCGGGCTTCGACGGCGTCGAGCTGCACGGCGCGAACGGCTATCTGCTGGAGCAGTTCCTTAGCCCCGTGACCAATGAACGCACGGACGACTACGGCGGCACGCCCGAAAAACGGATGCGTTTCGTCCTGGAGGTCGCGGCCGACGTCGCGCGGGCCATCGGCGCGAACAAAACGGCGATCCGTCTTTCACCTTACGGTACGAACGCCGGCACCTCGGCTTTCGAGGGCGTCGACGCCTTTTTCGGCGAACTCGCGAAACGTCTTTCGGAGTTGAAACTTGCCTACGTTCACGTCGTCGATCACTCGGCGATGGGCGCCCCGGCGGTCAGCCCCGAAGTGAAGAAACTCATTCGCGACAACTTCCAAGGCACTTATATTCTGTCGGGAGGTTACGACCGCGAACGCGCCGAGAAAGAGCTGAACGAAGGTTTTGGTGATCTGGTCGCGTTCGGACGTCCGCTCATTTCAAATCCGGATCTGGTGGCGAAACTCAAATCGGGCGCCGCGCTGAAGGCTCCCGACATGACGAAGGCCTACACTCCCGGACCCGAGGGCTACTTGAACGTTTAA
- a CDS encoding metallophosphoesterase — MKLRVLAPLLPALLMLLMGLMVARAHGQTLVVEFSDAHSAYDRLPNFLRTVGESIREFRAQNPQGQAVILVNGDYSGLSAWTNEDGWLGIKALEHLRRQAPVLFVLGNHDAFDWSDNKRGNELVQRQLARLHQVGVKVLGANMEFGDSVRQLTEPHFDLRAHGKTLRIAALGLENFFVKSNWVNDPVHPIVNRMLDTDRALAEVWDRAARDGVHSLVFFQHDGHREVAERVRRLGTYREGRAGPNLPVVFAAHDHELARFQVQGTEVVDSRSNFDLSTVTLDRDFKFRNAEFYDQSRQQTVAARAARLDDGLERFIRTTESLIAKTARQSGEVLAEMAGFEDYKLTLKDGRRPLGTALAESLRAWGEEEARRLGKARLPVVAMYNSSSYRRDDPVREGALTRGDVRGFYPFPGEVMMFETTLREAEKLFADLRRWRLAQDGKYTPQLSENLGEGDALTLELRKSNRAKNPRVLLVLDSWLSRNGYAIESFDAFLKTHPPIAGFAHMRLLENFAPRVFERLAPPVKSCRLVHR; from the coding sequence GTGAAGTTACGCGTCCTGGCCCCTCTTTTACCGGCGCTGCTGATGCTGCTCATGGGCCTGATGGTCGCGCGCGCGCACGGGCAGACGTTGGTTGTCGAGTTCTCGGACGCGCACTCGGCCTACGACCGCTTGCCGAACTTCCTGCGCACGGTCGGTGAGTCGATCCGCGAATTCCGCGCGCAAAATCCCCAAGGCCAAGCCGTCATTCTGGTGAACGGCGACTACTCGGGACTGAGCGCCTGGACCAACGAGGACGGTTGGCTGGGCATCAAGGCGCTCGAGCATCTGCGACGTCAAGCGCCCGTGCTGTTCGTGCTGGGAAACCACGATGCCTTCGATTGGTCCGACAACAAACGCGGGAACGAGCTCGTTCAGCGACAGCTCGCCCGTCTGCACCAGGTCGGCGTCAAAGTCCTGGGCGCCAACATGGAGTTCGGCGATTCGGTCCGTCAGCTGACCGAGCCCCACTTCGATCTGCGCGCCCACGGAAAAACGCTCCGGATCGCCGCCCTGGGCCTTGAGAACTTCTTCGTGAAATCGAACTGGGTGAACGATCCGGTTCATCCCATCGTGAACCGCATGCTCGACACCGACCGCGCGCTCGCGGAGGTCTGGGACCGTGCCGCCCGCGACGGCGTGCACTCGCTCGTTTTCTTTCAACACGACGGTCACCGCGAGGTCGCCGAGCGCGTGCGGCGCCTCGGGACGTATCGGGAAGGTCGCGCGGGGCCAAACCTTCCGGTCGTGTTCGCGGCCCATGACCATGAGCTTGCGCGCTTTCAAGTGCAAGGCACCGAGGTCGTCGATAGTCGTTCGAATTTCGACCTCAGCACCGTGACGCTCGACCGCGATTTCAAATTCCGCAACGCCGAATTCTACGATCAAAGCCGTCAGCAAACGGTCGCCGCCCGCGCCGCGCGTCTGGATGACGGACTTGAGCGTTTCATCCGCACGACCGAAAGCCTGATCGCGAAAACCGCGCGCCAAAGCGGCGAAGTCCTGGCCGAGATGGCCGGCTTCGAAGATTATAAACTGACGCTGAAAGACGGTCGTCGTCCGCTGGGGACCGCGCTCGCCGAGTCGTTGCGGGCCTGGGGCGAAGAGGAAGCGCGGCGTTTGGGAAAAGCGCGTCTGCCGGTCGTCGCGATGTACAACTCCAGTAGCTACCGCCGCGACGATCCCGTCCGCGAAGGCGCGCTGACCCGCGGGGACGTACGTGGCTTTTACCCTTTCCCCGGCGAAGTCATGATGTTCGAGACGACGCTCCGTGAAGCCGAGAAGCTTTTCGCGGATCTGCGGCGCTGGCGTTTGGCCCAGGACGGAAAGTACACCCCGCAGCTTTCCGAAAACCTTGGCGAAGGGGATGCCCTGACCTTGGAGCTTCGGAAGAGCAATCGCGCGAAAAACCCGCGTGTGCTTTTGGTGCTCGACAGCTGGCTGAGCCGCAACGGCTACGCGATCGAATCCTTCGACGCCTTCCTGAAGACCCATCCCCCAATCGCGGGTTTCGCCCATATGCGGCTTCTGGAGAACTTCGCGCCCCGGGTTTTTGAACGTTTGGCGCCCCCGGTGAAGTCCTGCCGCCTCGTGCATCGCTGA